TGGATATCATCACAACCACCTATATGGCGATCGTTGATAAAAATCTGTGGTAGTGAGCGTCTACCATTAGCTCTCTGAGACATTTTAGCCCGTGCTTCCTCATCCCCATCAATACCATATTCAACAAATTCCACACCCTTCTTGTTCAGCAAATTTTTAGCTCGGATGCAGAAAGGACAAGTTGCCCAAGTATAAATTTCCACTTTAGCTGCCATACATTCCTCAGTTTAATTTCATACTCCTTAATTCTCAATTTTAGAACTTTGCTAGGTCTTGTGGTGAGTTAAGGGCTATCTTCCTATGTTGGACAAACAATTCTCTAAATAAGAAATTGGGTTGAGAAGTTTTAATCCACTCCTCAACCCAGAACTATTGATGTTAGTTACTCAATGGTTTTGTTTACGCCTGTGAGTCATCCTTTTTGTTTTTCTTCCTAATTTTCAAAGCACCTGCTGCAAATAGTCCTAAAGCTGCTATTGTACTAGGCTCTGGAACTTTTCTGGGTTTTGGTGTTGGAGTAGGCGGTTGATAGTAGGGGGTTGGGGTTGGTGTTGGGGTTGGTGTTGGTGTTGGGGTTGGTGTTGGGGTTGGGGTTGGGGTTGGTGTTGGGGTTGGTGTTGGTGTCGGTGTTGGGGTTGGTGTTGGTGTCGGTGTTGGAGTCGGGGTTGGAGTCGGGGTTGGAGTCGGTGTTGGGGTTGGAGTCGGTGTTGGGGTTGGAGTCGGTGTTGGGGTTGGAGTCGGTGTTGGTGTTGGTGTTGGAGTCGGTGTTGGGGTTGGAGTCGGTGTTGGGGTTGGAGTCGGTGTTGGTGTTGGTGTTGGAGTCGGTGTTGGGGTTGGAGTCGGTGTTGGGGTTGGGGTTGGTGTTGGGGTTGGTGTTGGTGTTGGGGTTGGTGTTGGGGTTGGGGTTCTTACAGCCCATTCCTCAAAGCCACCATCATTACCAGTAAATTTCGAGTACAGGTAAACAAACTGGTTCGGGCCTGTAAATAGATCGTCAGGAATGTTTGCCAACATATCATAGCGACCGCTACCAGGATTAATATCTTTCAGTGCAATGGTATTGTTACCATTTGCGTCTAGGTCAAACACCTTGGTAGCATTCGCACCAAAACCATTAGTGGTGGAAAAATTAGTCAGATTTCCGGCATTACCAAGGAAAATCTGTAACATATCTAAGTTGATCGAGCTTTTTTTATCACTATTTGGTTCATTGATATCTAGAATGAACTGGCGATAACGTATCCCATTGATGTCTACGACAGGTACAGCACTTAACAACAGAGAGCGAGTGAAGTTAGAATCTGTTTTCTCATCAAACTGCACACTCCGATAATCTGTGTTGTAACCTTGCTCTGTATCTTGATTGGTGTCAATTCGCAAAAATGAATTAATCAAGCCAGTACCAGCAGGATCATTATTACTAATTTGTTGAAATAAAGCATTATTGATAGATCCTGACGAACCTTGATTAGTCAGATTTAAATTTATTGGAGTTGGTGTGGGTGCGGGTGTTGGCGCGGGTGTTGGTGCGGGTGTTGGTGCGGGTGTGGGCGCGGGTGTTGGTGCGGGTGTTGGCGCTGGCGTTGGTGCGGGTGTTGGCGCTGGCGTTGGTGCGGGAGTTGGCGCGGGTGTTGGTGCAGGTGTTGGT
Above is a genomic segment from Nostoc sp. MS1 containing:
- the grxC gene encoding glutaredoxin 3 yields the protein MAAKVEIYTWATCPFCIRAKNLLNKKGVEFVEYGIDGDEEARAKMSQRANGRRSLPQIFINDRHIGGCDDIHALESKGKLDELLASG